A single genomic interval of Oleidesulfovibrio alaskensis DSM 16109 harbors:
- a CDS encoding sirohydrochlorin cobaltochelatase: MKPGILLAAFGASNRQAHQTLRLFDEKVRQRFADVPVRWAFTSGLIRDRLAARRMKTDSVTKALQKMCFEKYTHVAVQSLHIIPGAEYDDLEAEAVQMAGGRDCSLAPPADGGVFFTAQARFEKITVGRPLLHSDADVTRAARALLASLPPERTAHDAVVFMGHGTWHAGDSRYDDLSAAVRRMDAGVFIGTMDGSHTIDHVLPLLLQEGYCRVFLQPLLSVVGRHAVRDMAGDHPESWRSRIAAAGMVCLPVLQGMVEHAAFVDIWIDHLDEAMERLLGSRG; encoded by the coding sequence ATGAAACCGGGTATTCTTCTGGCCGCTTTTGGTGCCAGCAACCGTCAGGCGCATCAGACGCTCCGCCTGTTTGACGAAAAGGTGCGGCAGCGGTTTGCCGATGTTCCTGTGCGCTGGGCCTTTACGTCGGGGCTTATCCGCGACCGGCTGGCGGCGCGCCGCATGAAGACGGATTCCGTGACCAAAGCCCTGCAGAAGATGTGCTTTGAAAAATATACGCATGTGGCCGTGCAGTCGCTGCATATCATTCCCGGTGCGGAATATGACGATTTGGAAGCCGAAGCTGTGCAGATGGCCGGCGGACGGGACTGCTCACTTGCGCCGCCCGCTGACGGAGGCGTTTTTTTTACGGCTCAGGCGCGGTTTGAAAAGATAACCGTGGGCAGGCCCCTGCTGCACAGCGATGCAGATGTGACCCGCGCCGCAAGGGCGCTGCTTGCCAGTCTGCCGCCGGAGCGCACGGCGCATGATGCCGTGGTGTTCATGGGACACGGAACATGGCACGCCGGTGACAGCCGGTATGATGATCTTTCCGCTGCGGTGCGGCGTATGGATGCCGGAGTGTTCATCGGCACCATGGACGGCAGCCACACCATCGACCATGTGCTGCCGCTTCTGCTTCAGGAAGGATACTGTCGTGTGTTTCTTCAGCCTTTACTGTCTGTTGTGGGGCGTCATGCCGTGCGGGACATGGCAGGCGATCATCCCGAATCATGGCGTTCGCGCATAGCCGCTGCGGGCATGGTGTGCCTGCCTGTGCTGCAGGGCATGGTCGAGCATGCGGCTTTTGTGGATATATGGATAGATCATCTGGATGAAGCCATGGAGCGGCTGCTCGGCAGTCGCGGCTGA
- the rfbB gene encoding dTDP-glucose 4,6-dehydratase produces MRLLVTGGCGFIGTNFIRYQLNVHPQTTIVNLDKLTYAGNPQNLTDIQQAHGGTRYFFEKADIADAAAVQAVIEKYSPDAVLNFAAESHVDRSISDPAPFVTTNVLGTQVLMQAARTAGIKRFVHISTDEVYGSLLPHEAPFTESNPLLPNSPYSASKAGADLMVRAFVETYGFPAIITRCSNNYGPYQFPEKLIPLMLGKAWENAPLPVYGDGTNVRDWIHVEDHCRGIDLALRKGRDGAVYNFGGNAERTNLDVVRAILRLTGKPESLISFVKDRPGHDRRYAMDFTLAGDELGYAPVHDFETGLADTLAWYEKHTTWLENVKSGAYLEFMSRWYGDR; encoded by the coding sequence ATGCGACTACTCGTCACTGGCGGCTGCGGCTTCATCGGCACCAACTTTATCCGGTACCAGCTTAACGTCCATCCACAGACCACCATTGTCAACTTAGATAAACTGACCTACGCGGGAAACCCCCAGAATCTTACCGACATTCAGCAAGCCCACGGCGGCACCCGCTACTTTTTTGAAAAAGCGGATATCGCCGATGCGGCGGCTGTTCAGGCTGTAATAGAAAAGTACAGCCCCGACGCCGTACTCAATTTTGCCGCGGAATCACATGTGGACCGGTCCATCTCGGACCCGGCACCTTTTGTAACCACCAATGTGCTGGGTACTCAGGTGCTTATGCAGGCGGCCCGTACAGCAGGAATAAAGCGTTTTGTCCACATATCCACGGACGAGGTGTACGGTTCGCTGCTGCCCCACGAGGCACCCTTCACGGAAAGCAACCCTCTGCTGCCCAACAGCCCCTATTCGGCCTCAAAGGCCGGGGCGGACCTCATGGTCCGGGCTTTTGTGGAAACATACGGCTTTCCCGCCATCATCACCCGCTGTTCCAACAACTACGGACCGTACCAGTTTCCGGAAAAGCTCATTCCGCTCATGCTGGGCAAAGCATGGGAAAACGCCCCCCTGCCCGTCTACGGCGACGGCACCAACGTCCGTGACTGGATTCACGTGGAAGACCACTGCCGGGGCATTGACCTTGCCCTGCGCAAAGGCCGTGACGGCGCCGTATACAATTTCGGCGGCAATGCCGAACGCACCAACCTTGATGTGGTCAGAGCCATACTGCGCCTGACCGGAAAGCCGGAGTCGCTCATATCCTTTGTGAAAGACAGGCCCGGACACGACAGGCGCTATGCCATGGACTTCACTCTGGCCGGCGACGAACTTGGGTACGCCCCCGTGCATGATTTCGAAACAGGACTTGCAGATACTCTGGCATGGTACGAAAAACACACAACATGGCTGGAAAACGTAAAAAGCGGGGCCTACCTTGAATTTATGTCCCGCTGGTACGGAGACCGCTGA
- the rfbD gene encoding dTDP-4-dehydrorhamnose reductase, translating into MTVAPKAVVLGGRTGLLGQALVADLTRAGWQVEAHGREDADVHDSAALEKYICSHAPDVLFNAVAYTQVDKAEEEQDAAMRLNKSLPALLGRLACTGNMHLVHYSTDFVFNGRKETPYTEDDETAPQSIYGLSKLAGEQVLLQMNLPRLTIIRSSWLFGPGRGNFVQTILGLCETRQEITVVHDQVGSPTYTPDLAAGSRLLVEKGGTGLFHLSNGGQATWCELAAEAVSLAQKPCQVRPIPSAAYPQRATRPAYSVLDCSRFTGITGIKPRPWIQALREYIFQHVGVAGQEAG; encoded by the coding sequence ATGACCGTGGCACCCAAGGCAGTGGTTCTGGGCGGGCGCACCGGCCTGCTGGGACAGGCGCTGGTGGCGGACCTGACCCGTGCTGGCTGGCAGGTTGAAGCACACGGCAGAGAAGATGCCGATGTGCATGATTCTGCCGCGCTGGAAAAATACATCTGCTCCCATGCTCCCGACGTGCTTTTCAATGCGGTGGCGTACACACAGGTGGACAAGGCGGAAGAAGAGCAGGATGCCGCCATGCGCCTGAACAAAAGTCTGCCCGCACTGCTGGGCAGACTGGCCTGCACCGGCAACATGCATCTTGTCCACTACAGCACCGACTTCGTCTTTAACGGACGCAAGGAAACGCCGTATACAGAAGATGACGAAACCGCCCCGCAGAGCATCTACGGCCTGTCCAAGCTGGCCGGAGAACAGGTACTGCTGCAGATGAACCTGCCCCGCCTGACGATTATACGCAGCTCATGGCTTTTCGGTCCGGGCAGGGGCAACTTTGTGCAGACCATACTGGGGCTGTGCGAGACGCGGCAGGAAATCACCGTGGTGCATGATCAGGTTGGCTCGCCCACCTACACACCGGATCTTGCCGCCGGTTCACGCCTGCTGGTTGAAAAAGGGGGCACAGGTCTCTTTCACCTGAGCAACGGCGGTCAGGCCACATGGTGCGAGCTGGCGGCTGAGGCGGTCTCGCTGGCGCAGAAGCCCTGTCAGGTCCGGCCTATCCCTTCGGCGGCTTATCCGCAGCGGGCCACCCGCCCTGCATATTCCGTTCTCGACTGCTCCCGGTTCACCGGCATTACGGGAATCAAACCGCGCCCCTGGATTCAGGCTCTGCGCGAGTATATCTTTCAGCACGTCGGCGTGGCCGGACAGGAAGCGGGATAA
- the lpxB gene encoding lipid-A-disaccharide synthase, with amino-acid sequence MTQKHKNIWISAGEMSGDMHAANLIRALQTQDCGITCSGVGGPDMRSAGFNALFRVEDLSVMGITEVLGHLPRILSMLRSIRRTLRQMRPDAVVLVDAPSFNFRIARYARELGIPVFYYISPKIWAWRTGRIRFIRSHVHKVISILPFEVDFYRSHGMEIEYVGNPLVDMVNWDEIDAMTPLPQRIGLLPGSRKKEITSLMPQFAIAAEIMHRRLPGLEFHCVRAPGITEDALRRLWQTDVPLHMHAPDNRYSFMRSCNMLIAASGTVTLESALLGTPTLVTYKVSPLSFAVGKRLVRVPYVSLPNLVMQREVFPELLQENADGTVLARHALAWLEHPEQMSAVRAQLATLRTMLGAPGAPARAAGIILKALGTAA; translated from the coding sequence ATGACACAGAAGCACAAAAACATCTGGATAAGCGCCGGAGAAATGTCCGGCGACATGCATGCAGCCAATCTGATACGGGCCCTGCAAACTCAGGATTGCGGCATAACATGCTCGGGCGTGGGCGGTCCCGACATGCGCAGTGCCGGCTTCAACGCCCTGTTCAGGGTGGAAGATCTGTCCGTCATGGGCATAACCGAGGTTCTCGGACACCTGCCGCGGATACTCTCCATGCTGCGCTCCATCCGGCGCACCCTGCGGCAGATGCGCCCCGACGCCGTGGTTCTTGTTGACGCCCCCTCCTTCAACTTCCGCATAGCCCGCTATGCCAGAGAACTGGGTATTCCCGTCTTTTATTATATAAGCCCCAAAATATGGGCATGGCGCACAGGCAGAATCCGGTTCATACGCAGCCATGTGCATAAGGTCATCAGCATTCTGCCATTCGAAGTGGATTTTTATCGCAGCCACGGCATGGAAATAGAGTATGTGGGCAACCCGCTGGTGGATATGGTGAACTGGGACGAAATAGACGCCATGACTCCTCTGCCGCAGCGCATAGGGTTGCTGCCCGGCAGCCGGAAAAAAGAAATCACCTCGCTGATGCCGCAGTTTGCCATTGCCGCAGAAATAATGCACCGACGTCTGCCCGGACTTGAATTCCACTGCGTACGCGCCCCGGGCATAACCGAAGATGCACTGCGCAGGCTGTGGCAAACCGATGTGCCGCTGCACATGCATGCCCCCGACAACCGGTACAGCTTCATGCGCAGTTGCAACATGCTCATTGCGGCATCAGGCACTGTCACACTGGAATCAGCGCTGCTGGGCACCCCCACGCTGGTGACATACAAAGTTTCGCCCCTGTCGTTTGCCGTGGGCAAGCGTCTGGTCAGGGTTCCTTATGTAAGTCTGCCCAATCTTGTAATGCAGCGGGAAGTCTTTCCTGAACTGCTGCAGGAAAACGCCGACGGCACGGTACTGGCGCGCCACGCGCTGGCATGGCTGGAACACCCGGAACAGATGTCCGCCGTACGCGCGCAGCTTGCCACATTGCGCACCATGCTGGGAGCCCCCGGAGCCCCTGCCCGCGCTGCCGGTATTATTCTGAAAGCACTGGGCACCGCCGCCTGA
- the galE gene encoding UDP-glucose 4-epimerase GalE, translated as MQPQKVLVCGGAGYIGSHMVRALMRAGHLPVVFDNLSTGHLESIGQAEFVRGDLLDMQALRRVFGEYCFDAVMHFSAKSLVGESVVHPALYYTNNVTGTCNLLEAMRESGVGRLVFSSTAAVYGDPQAPVIAEDHPCLPVNPYGRSKLMVETMLVDHATAYGLRSVSLRYFNAAGADEDGGIGEAHSPETHLLPNVLLAALGRNDGLKIFGDDYTTPDGTCVRDYIHVTDLCSAHLAALEYMTLHAGAAVFNLGNGNGFSVREILDAACRVTGVDIPFTVEGRRAGDPPMLVADAARARTALGWTPVYTDIDRIIETAWRWHSDQRY; from the coding sequence ATGCAGCCTCAGAAGGTGCTTGTATGCGGCGGGGCCGGGTATATCGGTTCACATATGGTCAGGGCGCTTATGCGTGCCGGACACCTGCCTGTTGTTTTTGACAATCTTTCCACAGGACATCTTGAATCCATCGGGCAGGCGGAATTTGTGCGCGGCGACCTTTTGGATATGCAGGCCCTGCGGCGCGTGTTCGGTGAATACTGCTTTGATGCGGTTATGCATTTTTCTGCCAAAAGTCTGGTGGGCGAATCGGTTGTTCATCCCGCCCTGTATTATACCAATAATGTGACGGGCACCTGCAATCTGCTGGAAGCCATGCGCGAAAGCGGCGTTGGGCGGCTGGTGTTTTCCAGTACGGCGGCCGTGTACGGCGATCCGCAGGCACCTGTCATTGCAGAAGATCATCCATGCTTGCCGGTAAACCCCTACGGGCGGTCCAAGCTCATGGTGGAAACCATGCTTGTCGACCATGCGACCGCGTATGGCCTGCGTTCTGTCTCTCTGCGGTACTTCAATGCGGCGGGAGCTGACGAGGACGGCGGCATAGGTGAGGCGCATTCGCCCGAAACCCATCTGCTGCCCAACGTACTGCTGGCGGCATTGGGCAGAAACGACGGCCTGAAGATATTCGGCGATGATTATACGACGCCGGACGGGACGTGCGTACGCGACTACATCCATGTGACGGACCTGTGCAGCGCGCATCTGGCGGCGCTGGAGTATATGACCCTTCATGCCGGTGCCGCAGTGTTCAATCTGGGTAACGGCAACGGTTTTTCCGTGCGCGAAATTCTGGACGCCGCCTGCCGTGTGACAGGTGTTGATATTCCCTTTACCGTGGAAGGACGCAGGGCTGGCGATCCTCCCATGCTGGTGGCCGATGCTGCACGTGCCCGTACCGCGCTGGGATGGACTCCTGTTTATACGGATATAGACCGGATCATTGAAACCGCATGGCGCTGGCACAGCGACCAGCGTTATTGA
- a CDS encoding DUF3179 domain-containing protein, whose protein sequence is MHFCLWLLAAVMAVYPPVCRAAGADLKAMADAVIDTGVKYDNIPALMNPEYVTVPNASLSLERGEPVFVIHLPQGVRIYPQYIMVWHEAVNETTPDGAPVLITYSPLTGAVAGYSARAGRFDTSFGVTGKLLNANTVLYDRATGSLWPQITGTAIEGPLEGTTLERLPVLWTTWEKAAGRWPGALVLSRATGYRRSYGKDPYGSYRSGNSYYQNNTVTFPVMHADARFNAKEPMLGLTRDNLQTAVHKSQVKAQGVINFTMGTEPLAAVYDRQLDAVRIFSRVVNGKTVSLFMRDRTMADSETNSEWTPEGTCEFGVLRGYQLTRVPAVEVMWFAWAAYYPETTVIPPAENSW, encoded by the coding sequence ATGCATTTTTGTCTGTGGCTGCTGGCAGCCGTCATGGCGGTGTATCCGCCTGTATGCCGCGCGGCCGGTGCCGACCTGAAGGCAATGGCCGATGCCGTCATAGATACCGGCGTGAAATACGATAATATCCCCGCCCTGATGAATCCGGAATATGTGACCGTTCCCAATGCGTCACTCAGTCTGGAACGCGGAGAACCTGTATTCGTCATACACCTGCCGCAGGGCGTACGCATCTACCCGCAATACATCATGGTCTGGCACGAAGCCGTCAACGAGACCACACCCGACGGTGCACCCGTGCTCATCACATACAGCCCTCTTACCGGAGCGGTGGCGGGCTACAGCGCACGTGCAGGCCGCTTTGATACATCTTTCGGCGTTACCGGCAAGCTGCTGAACGCCAACACGGTGCTTTATGACAGAGCCACCGGCAGCCTGTGGCCGCAGATAACAGGCACCGCCATCGAAGGTCCGCTGGAAGGCACCACGCTGGAGCGCCTGCCCGTGTTGTGGACAACGTGGGAAAAAGCGGCCGGACGCTGGCCCGGGGCACTGGTTCTTTCGCGGGCAACAGGCTACAGACGCTCGTACGGCAAAGACCCCTACGGTTCGTATCGCTCCGGCAACAGCTATTACCAGAACAATACGGTAACCTTTCCTGTCATGCATGCCGATGCCCGGTTCAATGCCAAAGAACCCATGCTGGGGCTGACCCGCGACAACCTGCAGACAGCGGTGCACAAATCGCAGGTAAAGGCGCAGGGAGTCATCAACTTCACCATGGGAACCGAACCGCTGGCGGCGGTATACGACAGGCAGCTGGACGCGGTACGGATTTTTTCCCGCGTGGTGAACGGCAAGACGGTCTCGTTGTTCATGCGCGACCGCACCATGGCAGATTCTGAAACCAATTCCGAATGGACACCGGAAGGAACCTGCGAGTTCGGCGTACTGCGGGGCTATCAGCTTACACGGGTGCCTGCAGTGGAAGTAATGTGGTTCGCCTGGGCGGCATATTATCCGGAAACAACGGTCATTCCGCCGGCCGAAAACAGCTGGTAG
- a CDS encoding geranylgeranyl reductase family protein produces MSGNGLFRYDAVVVGGGPCGASAAFTLARNGYTVMVIDAGKFPRFKLCGGLLTGKSTAFLRDCFGMDASCLARAGALEGCENSYHIYAGGRRIVAGSNGSPFYFVRRDRFDSRLLKSAAAAGAVVREGTKVVHADCRTGKVHCHDGSSVCAEFIIAADGVHSTVRKAVCGGLRHSVRQAVAVEVAVPRRHMPQEVQLPSVHLGLLQRGYGWLFPNRRNIVAGVGGLLCRGEHPARVLRTWLCGCGVQAGHIPQPRGYTLPFGGHLRRPFSGRVLLAGDAAGFADAVFGEGIYYAMLSGSLAAQAVMQALPVRAAGSVLHEEHGAGTFYMQLLKRNLFRTLGQAAVLHRFLYRSPDGPDRAAVRLFLRCAHRLLVSRLHSVPDR; encoded by the coding sequence GTGTCTGGCAATGGTCTTTTCAGGTACGATGCCGTCGTAGTGGGCGGCGGGCCGTGCGGGGCCTCTGCTGCTTTTACTCTGGCCCGTAACGGTTACACCGTCATGGTTATCGATGCCGGAAAATTTCCGCGCTTCAAACTGTGCGGCGGGCTGCTGACCGGCAAAAGCACGGCGTTTCTGCGCGACTGTTTCGGCATGGACGCATCATGTCTTGCACGCGCGGGCGCGCTTGAAGGCTGTGAAAACTCCTACCATATTTATGCGGGCGGCAGAAGGATTGTTGCAGGAAGCAACGGAAGTCCGTTTTATTTTGTGCGCCGCGACCGTTTTGACTCCCGTCTGTTGAAGAGTGCTGCCGCTGCGGGGGCTGTTGTGCGCGAGGGTACAAAAGTCGTGCATGCGGACTGCCGCACGGGAAAAGTGCATTGCCACGACGGCAGCAGTGTTTGCGCCGAATTTATCATAGCTGCCGACGGCGTGCACAGTACCGTGCGCAAAGCTGTCTGCGGCGGGTTGCGGCATTCTGTCCGTCAGGCTGTGGCTGTGGAGGTCGCCGTGCCCCGCCGGCATATGCCGCAAGAAGTGCAGCTTCCCTCCGTGCATCTGGGGCTGCTGCAAAGAGGCTACGGCTGGTTGTTTCCCAACAGGCGAAATATTGTGGCCGGAGTGGGTGGGCTGCTGTGCCGTGGTGAACATCCGGCACGTGTTTTGCGCACATGGCTGTGCGGCTGCGGCGTGCAGGCGGGGCATATACCGCAGCCGCGCGGATATACGCTGCCGTTCGGCGGGCATCTGCGGCGCCCTTTTTCAGGCAGGGTTCTGCTGGCGGGTGATGCCGCAGGCTTTGCCGATGCCGTTTTCGGAGAGGGGATTTACTACGCCATGCTGTCGGGCAGTCTTGCGGCGCAGGCGGTCATGCAGGCACTGCCGGTGCGTGCCGCAGGCAGCGTGTTGCATGAGGAACATGGTGCCGGCACGTTTTATATGCAGTTGCTGAAAAGAAACCTATTCCGGACTCTGGGCCAGGCTGCCGTACTGCACCGCTTTTTGTACCGCTCCCCTGACGGGCCGGACAGGGCCGCAGTCAGGCTGTTTCTGCGGTGCGCACACCGCCTGCTGGTCAGCAGGCTTCACTCGGTACCGGACCGCTGA
- a CDS encoding HAD family hydrolase: MLSRHALQAIAFDFDGTLADSRIDFTEMRAALHATVSRFIQPPSDSGMYILEWLETAENELAEISAPQAALLKQATLKTIEEIEVAAARRGQMFSGAVHMLQQLKSAGISTYIVTRNCRAGVLAMLPEAYSLCTGVFTRDDVTAVKPDPRHLTQALAVCGCPAHNALMVGDHPMDILMGKQAGAVTAGVTTGEGNHETLQQAGADYIADSLQELMQSIGPALAAAKQQPRKDRP; this comes from the coding sequence ATGTTATCACGGCACGCTTTGCAAGCGATCGCGTTCGATTTTGACGGAACGCTTGCAGACTCAAGAATAGACTTCACCGAGATGAGGGCCGCACTGCACGCAACGGTCAGCCGCTTCATACAGCCGCCTTCTGACAGCGGTATGTATATACTGGAATGGCTGGAAACTGCAGAAAACGAACTGGCAGAAATATCAGCACCACAGGCGGCCCTGCTCAAGCAGGCCACGCTGAAAACCATAGAAGAAATAGAAGTGGCTGCCGCACGCAGAGGGCAGATGTTTTCCGGAGCTGTGCATATGCTGCAACAGCTGAAATCCGCAGGCATTTCCACATATATCGTCACCCGAAACTGCCGCGCCGGAGTGCTGGCCATGCTGCCGGAAGCATACTCGCTGTGCACGGGTGTTTTCACCCGTGACGACGTGACCGCAGTCAAACCGGACCCCCGCCATCTGACGCAGGCTCTTGCGGTCTGCGGCTGTCCGGCGCACAATGCTCTTATGGTGGGTGATCACCCCATGGATATTCTGATGGGAAAACAGGCCGGAGCCGTCACAGCCGGAGTGACCACCGGCGAAGGAAATCATGAAACCCTGCAGCAGGCCGGTGCGGACTACATAGCGGACAGTCTGCAAGAACTTATGCAAAGCATCGGGCCTGCCCTTGCCGCGGCAAAACAGCAGCCCCGGAAAGACCGCCCCTGA
- a CDS encoding class I SAM-dependent methyltransferase, giving the protein MLTAMGGADDPYARMARHYDRVLNPVLDPVRRRIACVLERLSCRRVLDVCCGTARQAVFLPHGVHDYTGVDISGAMLEQGMRALCKAGIRNGPCRGAAGKGEDRGAAVTLLRADGILQPFADNTFDAAVIAFALHEKPPAEAAAVLAESVRVARQLIVAEYTMPERVLEVPGALLMHLPERMAGRMHYRFFRSFMQAGGMQGLAHRQGLRELERHRLFYGGAAVTVYSA; this is encoded by the coding sequence GTGCTGACGGCTATGGGCGGCGCAGACGATCCTTATGCCCGTATGGCGCGGCATTATGACAGGGTGCTGAACCCTGTGCTTGATCCGGTGCGCCGCCGGATAGCCTGTGTGCTGGAGCGGCTGTCATGCCGCCGTGTGCTGGATGTGTGCTGCGGCACGGCGCGGCAGGCTGTTTTTCTGCCGCATGGTGTGCATGACTACACCGGTGTTGATATTTCCGGTGCCATGCTGGAACAGGGCATGAGGGCGTTATGCAAAGCCGGTATCAGGAACGGCCCCTGCCGCGGAGCTGCGGGCAAAGGTGAAGACCGCGGAGCCGCGGTAACGCTGCTGCGGGCCGACGGTATCCTTCAGCCGTTTGCTGACAATACGTTTGACGCAGCAGTCATTGCCTTTGCCCTGCACGAAAAGCCGCCGGCAGAGGCTGCGGCGGTGCTGGCCGAAAGTGTGCGGGTTGCGCGGCAGCTGATTGTTGCCGAATATACTATGCCGGAGCGTGTGCTGGAAGTTCCCGGTGCGCTGCTTATGCATTTGCCGGAACGTATGGCAGGGCGCATGCATTACCGTTTCTTCCGCAGCTTCATGCAGGCCGGAGGCATGCAGGGGCTGGCCCACCGGCAGGGCCTGAGGGAGCTGGAACGCCATCGCCTTTTTTACGGCGGTGCGGCGGTGACGGTATATTCCGCGTAG
- a CDS encoding pyridoxal phosphate-dependent aminotransferase: protein MKETGRTAGIKPFYAMDVLERAQELERQGADVIHLALGEPDFDVPEPVRQALVQAVESGHTHYTGSMGMLELRQAIAKDYRRRYGVDVSPERIAVTSGTSPAMFMLFGALLQQGDEVIISDPHYACYPSFISFAGGVPVKVRVYEEDGFQYRVDAIKAKLTGRTRAIFINSPSNPTGNQLPADRMRRIASLGIPVISDEIYHGLEYGEKEHTILEFTDNAFVFNGFSKLYAMTGLRLGYVIAPDAWVPVLRKLCQNFFISPNSVSQHAGIAALTQCDADVARMRIIYDERRKFMIRRLREMGFGITVEPTGAFYVLANARFLSADSYALAFEILEQAHVGVTPGIDFGEGAEGYLRFSYASSLEKIHEAMNRLEQFVRSRTGCAC, encoded by the coding sequence ATGAAGGAAACCGGCAGAACGGCGGGTATAAAGCCTTTTTATGCAATGGATGTGCTTGAGCGGGCTCAGGAGCTGGAAAGGCAGGGCGCCGATGTTATCCACCTTGCTCTGGGCGAGCCGGATTTTGATGTGCCGGAACCGGTCAGGCAGGCGCTGGTGCAGGCTGTGGAGAGCGGACACACCCACTACACGGGCAGCATGGGCATGCTTGAGTTGCGACAGGCCATCGCAAAGGACTATCGCCGCCGGTATGGTGTTGATGTTTCTCCAGAACGCATTGCCGTGACCAGCGGCACATCTCCTGCCATGTTTATGCTGTTCGGTGCCTTATTGCAGCAGGGCGACGAGGTCATCATTTCCGACCCTCATTACGCCTGCTACCCCAGCTTTATCAGTTTTGCAGGCGGGGTACCGGTAAAAGTCCGCGTTTATGAGGAAGACGGCTTTCAGTACCGTGTGGATGCCATCAAGGCCAAACTGACCGGGCGTACCAGAGCCATTTTCATCAATTCCCCTTCCAATCCGACAGGTAACCAGTTGCCGGCAGACAGGATGCGCCGCATTGCCTCTCTGGGAATTCCCGTCATCAGCGATGAGATTTATCACGGGCTGGAATATGGTGAAAAAGAGCACACGATTCTTGAATTCACAGATAACGCTTTCGTGTTCAACGGTTTTTCAAAGCTGTATGCCATGACCGGACTCCGTCTGGGGTATGTTATTGCTCCGGATGCATGGGTTCCGGTGCTGCGCAAGCTGTGCCAGAATTTTTTCATCTCTCCCAACTCCGTCTCGCAGCATGCGGGTATTGCGGCTTTGACACAATGTGATGCCGATGTGGCCCGTATGCGCATTATTTACGACGAGCGCCGCAAATTTATGATCCGCCGTCTGCGCGAGATGGGGTTCGGCATCACCGTGGAGCCCACAGGAGCATTCTATGTGCTTGCCAATGCCCGTTTTCTTTCAGCGGATTCCTATGCTCTGGCATTTGAAATACTGGAGCAGGCACACGTGGGTGTGACGCCGGGCATTGACTTCGGCGAAGGGGCCGAGGGGTACCTGCGTTTTTCCTATGCCAGCTCTCTGGAAAAGATTCATGAGGCCATGAACCGGCTGGAGCAGTTTGTACGCAGCAGAACCGGCTGCGCGTGCTGA
- a CDS encoding HD domain-containing protein, whose amino-acid sequence MAGCPVFAHAGAVQAAAGNDIDAHRRWFAQYADWHLQACSGDDEPLRLKTGHTWRVLENAAAMVRVAAAEKDSPFYRREELQRAALLAALYHDTGRFPQYMRWGTFNDRTSANHGLLGCRTLRSLGVLGAEKTGVRRLALGAVVLHNRRSLPRGIPEELRSVTDVVRDADKIDIMGVIACYLRPDGPRNDVVTLDLQDCPACWSRSVAAAVQAGEQVGYEDMCYLNDFILLLCSWVYGFRNRAALRLVKEQGVMAALVRQLPEDGTGVLDDIRAGVLAAVAV is encoded by the coding sequence ATGGCCGGGTGTCCTGTCTTTGCACATGCGGGTGCCGTGCAGGCCGCTGCCGGAAACGACATCGACGCGCACCGCCGCTGGTTTGCACAATATGCCGACTGGCATCTTCAGGCCTGCAGCGGTGACGACGAGCCTTTGCGCCTGAAAACAGGTCATACATGGCGGGTGCTGGAAAATGCAGCAGCCATGGTACGCGTCGCGGCAGCTGAAAAAGACAGTCCTTTTTACCGGCGGGAAGAGCTGCAGCGCGCTGCTCTTCTGGCGGCTTTGTACCACGATACCGGAAGGTTTCCGCAGTATATGCGCTGGGGAACGTTCAATGACAGAACTTCGGCAAACCACGGCCTGCTGGGGTGCCGTACCTTGCGTTCTCTCGGCGTTCTGGGGGCGGAAAAGACTGGTGTACGGCGGCTGGCGCTGGGAGCCGTGGTTCTGCACAACAGAAGATCTCTGCCCCGGGGCATACCTGAGGAACTGCGCAGTGTGACAGATGTGGTCAGAGATGCCGACAAAATAGATATCATGGGTGTGATCGCCTGTTATCTTCGTCCGGACGGGCCGCGTAATGACGTGGTCACCCTTGACCTGCAGGATTGTCCGGCCTGCTGGAGCCGGTCTGTGGCCGCTGCCGTGCAGGCCGGAGAACAGGTGGGCTATGAAGATATGTGCTACCTGAACGACTTCATTCTGCTGCTGTGCAGCTGGGTTTACGGTTTTCGCAACAGGGCTGCGCTGCGTCTGGTGAAAGAGCAGGGAGTGATGGCTGCTCTGGTCCGCCAGCTGCCGGAAGACGGGACGGGGGTGCTTGACGACATCAGGGCCGGAGTGCTTGCGGCTGTTGCCGTATAA